A single window of Streptomyces lunaelactis DNA harbors:
- a CDS encoding ScbR family autoregulator-binding transcription factor gives MAQQERAIRTREKILVAAAEVFDEVGYDAATISEILKRSGVTKGALYFHFTSKEELAQEVLATQVSALPPVPAQDLVLQQVLDEALVLAYLLHMGDPMVRGSVRLTVDQGSPQDGLDRRVPMQGWIDHNVSLLTEAKERGEIHPHLDIADTAKLLAGSFTGVQVLSKIMTRHEDIVERVADLMRTLLSAIAVPGVLVRLDFAPDRAARVYEGATRLREFEAAKTAV, from the coding sequence GTGGCGCAACAGGAACGAGCTATCAGGACGCGCGAGAAGATCCTTGTGGCGGCGGCTGAGGTCTTCGACGAGGTCGGATACGACGCGGCAACCATCTCGGAGATCCTGAAGCGGTCCGGGGTGACCAAGGGAGCCCTCTACTTCCACTTCACTTCCAAGGAAGAGCTCGCCCAGGAGGTTCTGGCCACGCAGGTCAGCGCTCTCCCACCGGTCCCGGCCCAGGATCTGGTTCTGCAACAGGTCCTGGACGAGGCGCTGGTGCTCGCGTATCTGCTGCACATGGGTGACCCCATGGTGCGGGGAAGCGTGCGGCTCACCGTGGATCAGGGATCCCCGCAGGACGGTCTGGACCGGCGTGTTCCGATGCAGGGGTGGATCGACCACAACGTGTCCCTCCTCACCGAGGCCAAGGAGAGAGGGGAGATCCACCCCCATCTCGACATCGCGGACACCGCGAAGCTCCTCGCCGGCAGTTTCACTGGGGTCCAGGTGCTGTCGAAGATCATGACCCGGCACGAGGACATCGTGGAGCGGGTGGCGGACCTCATGAGGACTCTGCTGTCGGCCATCGCGGTTCCGGGCGTGCTCGTACGGCTGGACTTCGCCCCGGACAGGGCGGCGCGCGTGTACGAAGGGGCCACCAGGCTGCGCGAGTTCGAGGCCGCCAAAACGGCGGTGTGA
- a CDS encoding acyl-CoA dehydrogenase family protein, translating into MTVLTFQKETPTRTDAETASAASPTDDPQFESRALAAGELAHLLFDQQDRDRIHESWRKLIGGEEFSYRPGLAPAERAALSYARLRLVNDAVEDAEALACDPHRLASLHEWTGFMDGGLCTLASIHYNLFLGSLVDHDDYQQRDLSPFTSMRRTGTFLCTELEHGNDVAAMETVAVLDRATGGFILNTPTPGAQKFMPNTSLIGGPKSAVVAARLVIDGQDQGVFLFLTPLSDENGHLPGVRVRLLPERTGTPVDHCLTAFDHVWLPQEALLEAGHGRLDKDGNLSSNLGNRRKRLLRSIGRVTMGKLCMSAGTLGMSRAALSIAVRYAHSRHISGPKSGERIPLAAHSSHHGRLLDSAATAYAMTFLHRSVVDRWAGHTAQDRAEVERLVAVAKGWITWQAREITTECRERCGAQGLFPSNGLADLPLNIEGGITAEGDNLVIWVKAAAEMVFGHQVDLRDSHDLPPAERQLTDLDFLRDLLAHVEALWQARARKAVRRGPSGDPVARWNGTSGPALEMVSAHSRLKAADAFIAAAAQATDPTARFLLESLCRLFLLQQLREHSGDLLAEERLTVSHVRELPRAIETVVAGLAPHLLTLVDAFDLPDEVLSAIPIASGARLDQYLDSAANDTEPVLT; encoded by the coding sequence ATGACTGTGCTCACGTTCCAGAAGGAAACGCCTACCAGAACAGACGCAGAAACGGCCTCCGCGGCTTCGCCCACGGACGATCCGCAGTTCGAGAGCCGTGCGCTGGCCGCCGGCGAACTGGCACACCTGCTCTTCGACCAACAGGACCGGGACCGGATCCATGAGTCGTGGCGCAAGCTCATCGGCGGCGAGGAGTTCTCCTACCGTCCCGGTCTCGCCCCGGCGGAGCGGGCCGCTCTTTCCTACGCCCGTCTGCGCCTGGTCAACGACGCCGTCGAGGACGCCGAGGCGCTCGCGTGCGACCCCCACCGTCTGGCGAGTCTGCACGAGTGGACCGGGTTCATGGACGGCGGACTGTGCACCTTGGCGAGCATCCACTACAACCTTTTCCTGGGCAGCCTGGTCGACCACGACGACTACCAGCAGCGGGACCTGTCCCCCTTTACCTCGATGCGGCGCACAGGAACGTTTCTCTGCACTGAGCTGGAGCACGGCAACGACGTGGCCGCAATGGAGACCGTCGCCGTCTTAGACCGTGCGACCGGCGGGTTCATCCTGAACACGCCGACTCCTGGCGCGCAGAAGTTCATGCCCAACACGAGTCTGATCGGCGGGCCGAAGAGCGCCGTGGTGGCCGCCCGGCTCGTGATCGATGGCCAGGACCAGGGTGTCTTCCTCTTCCTCACCCCGCTGAGCGACGAGAACGGGCACCTGCCCGGGGTGCGTGTCCGCCTGCTGCCGGAGCGCACCGGAACCCCCGTCGACCACTGCCTCACCGCCTTCGACCACGTATGGCTGCCGCAGGAGGCCCTGCTGGAGGCCGGGCACGGCCGCTTGGACAAGGACGGCAACCTGAGCAGCAACCTGGGCAACCGGCGCAAGCGCCTGCTGCGCTCCATCGGGCGCGTCACCATGGGCAAGCTCTGCATGAGCGCGGGCACTCTGGGCATGTCGCGGGCCGCACTGAGCATCGCGGTGCGCTACGCCCACAGCCGCCACATCAGCGGACCGAAGAGCGGCGAGCGCATACCGCTTGCCGCGCACAGCAGCCACCACGGCCGGCTTCTCGATTCGGCGGCGACGGCCTACGCCATGACGTTTCTGCACCGTTCTGTGGTGGACCGCTGGGCCGGACACACCGCGCAGGACCGGGCGGAGGTGGAGCGTCTGGTCGCTGTCGCCAAGGGCTGGATCACCTGGCAGGCCCGCGAGATCACGACCGAGTGCCGGGAACGGTGCGGCGCACAGGGCCTCTTCCCCTCCAACGGCCTGGCCGACCTGCCACTGAACATCGAGGGCGGGATCACCGCCGAGGGCGACAACCTCGTGATCTGGGTGAAGGCCGCCGCTGAAATGGTCTTCGGCCACCAGGTGGACCTGCGAGACTCCCACGACCTTCCGCCCGCCGAACGGCAGCTGACCGACCTGGACTTCCTGCGCGACCTGCTCGCCCACGTCGAGGCCCTGTGGCAGGCGCGAGCCCGCAAGGCGGTGCGCCGGGGGCCCTCGGGCGACCCGGTCGCCCGCTGGAACGGAACCTCCGGCCCCGCCCTGGAGATGGTCTCGGCCCATTCACGCCTGAAGGCGGCCGACGCCTTTATCGCCGCGGCCGCGCAGGCGACGGACCCCACGGCACGTTTCCTGCTCGAGTCCCTGTGCCGGTTGTTCCTGCTCCAGCAGTTGCGCGAGCACTCCGGAGACCTGCTCGCCGAGGAGCGTCTGACCGTCTCGCACGTACGCGAACTTCCCAGGGCCATCGAGACGGTCGTCGCCGGCCTCGCCCCGCATCTGCTGACGCTCGTGGACGCGTTCGACCTTCCGGACGAGGTCCTGTCCGCCATCCCCATCGCGAGCGGCGCCCGCCTCGACCAGTACCTCGACAGCGCGGCCAACGACACCGAGCCTGTCCTGACCTGA
- a CDS encoding TetR/AcrR family transcriptional regulator has protein sequence MAKQHRAVRTRAALVQAASAQFDRDGYDGTSLAKVCKAAGISLGALTFHFSSKGELADAVMAEGRALTQATLLRVTARPGPALGKVVELTLELTRLLEKETSVRSAVRLARERPGTGGWSDIWLPVVQQLLDQAHANGQLRGGTRPADVTTLVEYLTAGAEAYLRRGLQAGAASGSGVAQLESIWRLALSGVCVEEAGVSGETGRAPGAGQAEPPLPAGPFGDDTSGSGGSGSGGVIHS, from the coding sequence ATGGCGAAGCAGCACCGGGCGGTGCGGACGCGAGCGGCCCTCGTACAGGCGGCATCCGCACAGTTCGACCGCGACGGATACGACGGCACGTCCCTGGCCAAGGTCTGCAAGGCCGCGGGCATCTCCCTGGGCGCACTGACCTTCCACTTCTCCAGCAAGGGCGAACTGGCCGATGCGGTGATGGCCGAGGGCCGTGCGCTGACGCAGGCCACGCTGCTGCGGGTGACGGCCCGGCCCGGCCCCGCGCTGGGCAAGGTCGTCGAACTGACGCTGGAGCTCACCCGTCTGCTGGAGAAGGAGACCTCCGTCCGCTCCGCGGTGCGGCTCGCCAGGGAGCGTCCGGGCACCGGCGGCTGGTCGGACATCTGGCTCCCGGTCGTGCAGCAGCTGCTCGACCAGGCGCATGCCAACGGGCAGCTGCGGGGCGGGACCCGGCCCGCGGACGTCACAACGCTGGTCGAGTACCTGACGGCGGGGGCGGAGGCGTATCTCCGCCGCGGGCTGCAGGCGGGGGCGGCATCGGGGAGCGGGGTCGCTCAGCTCGAGAGCATCTGGCGACTGGCCCTGTCGGGAGTGTGCGTGGAGGAGGCGGGCGTGAGCGGCGAAACCGGACGGGCACCGGGCGCGGGCCAGGCGGAACCCCCCCTTCCCGCCGGGCCGTTCGGTGACGACACCTCAGGGTCAGGCGGCTCAGGGTCCGGCGGAGTCATCCACTCCTGA